From Acanthopagrus latus isolate v.2019 chromosome 22, fAcaLat1.1, whole genome shotgun sequence, the proteins below share one genomic window:
- the ptk2bb gene encoding protein tyrosine kinase 2 beta, b isoform X5, with product MKSRQLRKLIQQTFQQYATLKEDDCMVRFFETLKDFNSYDEEVFPCELVQGWSLSVELVIGGRGIRQRTQKNSAPVFLADFKQIKRVQCLSQSDGKALLNMDVEGARQRLSINVATVPMAENMMDLIDGYCRMENDTDDSVIYRPDKDANSRTALPEIPTSRDRDTVRHSVGSDIYCEILDERPRSVVKYGIDRSDIELGRILGEGFFGEVYEGIYKKNNGGRVNVAVKTCKDCSPDVMEKFMSEAVIMKNLDHQHIVKLIGIIEDDPVWIVMELYQYGELGNYLTQNQSKLTNTTLVLFSLQICKALVYLEGVNMVHRDIAVRNVLVASPDCVKLGDFGLSRYIEDEEYYKASVTRLPIKWMAPESINFRRFTSASDVWMFAVCMWEIMSCGQQPFFWLENRDVINQLEQGIRLPKPDNCPPALYSLMTRCWSYDPRERPNFTELVVKISDVHKMEKEQEVERERDRARSTKFFDPKFNFSEPPPKPSRMKPGRFGNTLSIGLHIQLNEALCASSPDLASPCEYQSPVDSMNTLTLPVRSPRRRSMGEGEFVRVEANSKEDAQRLWQRERQHMQDTLRQQKEQMMEDKKWLAKEERLLVGSRASLTFFKTLSVSLCPSEFNVALEATLNEASFDSIDPLVHSRRPASLKLNVPIITVPKKGSTSISYKMNLPVLLQDPMGPEDHSNPASPEADSEHAVPEKPPRLTAHPAPTAELDRSDDKVYQSVMGLVKVVVQLKNDVTELQSEQYITLVQSVGMALRDLIRSVDDILPTLHESVRTEIEGTQKLLNNDMAELISKMRLAQQNAITSLKEECKKQMLAAAHTLAMDSKNMLDAVDQARVRANLAKPVAP from the exons ATGAAG TCACGGCAGCTACGGAAGTTGATCCAGCAAACGTTTCAGCAGTACGCGACACTGAAGGAGGACGACTGCATGGTCAGGTTTTTTGAGACCCTCAAAGACTTCAACAGTTACGACGAGGAGGTTTTCCCCTGCGAGCTCGTG CAAGGTTGGAGTCTGTCGGTGGAGCTGGTCATCGGTGGGAGGGGAATTCGCCAACGCACACAGAAGAATTCAGCG CCTGTGTTTCTAGCCGACTTCAAACAGATCAAGAGGGTACAGTGTTTGTCTCAGAGCGACGGCAAGGCTCTCCTTAACATGGACGTGGAGGGGGCCAGACAA CGCCTATCGATCAATGTGGCGACGGTCCCCATGGCGGAGAACATGATGGACCTGATTGATGGGTACTGTCGGATGGAGAACGACACAGACGACAGTGTAATCTACAGACCAGACAAAG ATGCCAACTCACGGACTGCCCTCCCTGAGATCCCCACAAG cagagacagagacacggTCAGACACAGCGTTG GGTCGGATATCTATTGTGAGATTCTGGATGAAAGGCCAAGATCAG TTGTTAAGTACGGGATCGACCGAAGTGACATTGAGCTGGGACGAATCCTCGGTGAGGGCTTTTTCGGGGAAGTCTACGAAggaatttacaaaaaaaat AATGGCGGCAGAGTTAATGTGGCGGTGAAGACCTGCAAAGACTGCTCACCTGACGTGATGGAGAAGTTCATGAGTGAAGCAG TGATCATGAAGAACCTCGATCACCAGCACATCGTCAAGCTGATTGGGATCATCGAGGACGATCCCGTGTGGATCGTCATGGAGCTCTATCAGTACGGGGAG CTGGGGAACTACCTGACACAGAACCAGagcaaactgacaaacacaactcTGGTGCTGTTCAGCCTGCAGATCTGCAAAGCTCTTGTCTACCTCGAAGGGGTCAACATGGTGCACAG AGACATTGCGGTTCGGAACGTGTTAGTTGCCAGTCCAGACTGCGTGAAGCTCGGAGACTTCGGCCTATCGAGATACATCGAGGATGAAGAATATTACAAAG CGTCTGTTACTCGGTTGCCGATCAAGTGGATGGCACCAGAATCCATCAACTTCCGACGCTTCACCTCAGCCAGCGACGTCTGGATGTTTG CCGTGTGCATGTGGGAGATAATGAGCTGCGGGCAGCAGCCGTTTTTCTGGCTCGAGAACAGAGACGTGATCAACCAACTGGAGCAGGGAATCAGGCTGCCCAAACCAGACAACTGCCCTCCTGCCCTCTACTCACTCATGACCCGCTGCTGGTCCTACGACCCCAGGGAGAGACCCAACTTCACCGAGCTGGTGGTCAAGATCag CGATGTCCACAAGAtggagaaggagcaggaagtGGAGCGAGAGAGGGACAGAGCGCGCTCCACCAAATTCTTCGACCCCAAGTTCAACTTTAGCGAGCCTCCTCCCAAG CCTTCAAGAATGAAACCGGGGCGCTTTGGGAACACGCTCAGTATCGGGCTGCACATTCAG ctGAACGAGGCGTTGTGTGCCAGCTCGCCTGACCTGGCCAGCCCGTGTGAATATCAGTCCCCTGTCGACTCCATGAACACCCTCACGTTGCCGGTCAGGTCCCCTCGACGCCGAAGCATGGGG GAGGGCGAGTTTGTCCGAGTGGAAGCCAACAGCAAGGAGGACGCCCAGCGCCTGTGGCAGAGGGAGCGGCAGCATATGCAGGACACTCTCCGCCAGCAGAAGGAGCAGATGATGGAGGATAAAAAGTGGCTGGCGAAGGAGGAGAGACTCCTGGTGGGAAGCAGAGCGTCATTAACCTTTTTCAAaaccctctctgtgtctctgtgtccctcTGAATTCAATGTGGCCCTGGAGGCGACGCTGAACGAGGCGTCCTTTGACAGTATCGACCCGCTCGTTCACTCCCGACGCCCCGCTAGTCTTAAATTGAATGTTCCAATCATAACAGTTCCAAAGAAGGGGTCCACGTCCATATCCTATAAAATGAACTTACCTGTTCTTTTGCAGGACCCCATGGGACCGGAGGACCATTCCAACCCAGCG TCCCCTGAAGCTGACAGCGAGCATG cagttCCGGAGAAGCCCCCGCGGCTCACAGCACAC CCCGCGCCCACCGCTGAGCTGGACCGCTCAGACGACAAAGTGTACCAGTCCGTCATGGGCCTGGTCAAAGTCGTTGTCCAGCTCAAGAATGACGTCACCGAGCTGCAGTCGGAACAGTACATCACCCTCGTCCAG TCCGTTGGGATGGCTTTACGAGACCTGATCCGCAGCGTGGATGACATACTGCCCACTTTACACGAGTCTGTCAGGACGGAG ATCGAGGGCACCCAGAAGCTGCTGAACAACGACATGGCGGAGCTGATCAGCAAGATGCGGCTAGCCCAGCAGAACGCCATCACTTCTTTGAAGGAGGAGTGTAAGAAACAGATGCTGGCTGCAGCACACACTCTGGCTATGGACAGCAAGAACATGTTGGACGCTGTCGACCAAGCCAGGGTCAGAGCCAATTTAGCCAAGCCAGTGGCCCCCTAG
- the ptk2bb gene encoding protein tyrosine kinase 2 beta, b isoform X4 yields MYEVMSGDTLGWKVPSPRESRIESSELNFTGDEGSVKILKVCFCTNNNLGKNFKLVKCDSSWQIRAIIRSILISGRLGPNIQHAGCYGLLLTHLKSEELHWLHPDLTVGEVEQRYESHHVEAEWRYDLRIRYVPVNFLEKFKDDRSTLVYFYQQVRNDYMQYHASKVSDGMALQLGCLEIRRFYKDMNAKGLEKKSNFELLEKEVGLNLFFPRQLIDSMKSRQLRKLIQQTFQQYATLKEDDCMVRFFETLKDFNSYDEEVFPCELVQGWSLSVELVIGGRGIRQRTQKNSAPVFLADFKQIKRVQCLSQSDGKALLNMDVEGARQRLSINVATVPMAENMMDLIDGYCRMENDTDDSVIYRPDKDANSRTALPEIPTSRDRDTVRHSVGSDIYCEILDERPRSVVKYGIDRSDIELGRILGEGFFGEVYEGIYKKNNGGRVNVAVKTCKDCSPDVMEKFMSEAVIMKNLDHQHIVKLIGIIEDDPVWIVMELYQYGELGNYLTQNQSKLTNTTLVLFSLQICKALVYLEGVNMVHRDIAVRNVLVASPDCVKLGDFGLSRYIEDEEYYKASVTRLPIKWMAPESINFRRFTSASDVWMFAVCMWEIMSCGQQPFFWLENRDVINQLEQGIRLPKPDNCPPALYSLMTRCWSYDPRERPNFTELVVKISDVHKMEKEQEVERERDRARSTKFFDPKFNFSEPPPKPSRMKPGRFGNTLSIGLHIQLNEALCASSPDLASPCEYQSPVDSMNTLTLPVRSPRRRSMGEGEFVRVEANSKEDAQRLWQRERQHMQDTLRQQKEQMMEDKKWLAKEERLLDPMGPEDHSNPASPEADSEHVPEKPPRLTAHPAPTAELDRSDDKVYQSVMGLVKVVVQLKNDVTELQSEQYITLVQSVGMALRDLIRSVDDILPTLHESVRTEIEGTQKLLNNDMAELISKMRLAQQNAITSLKEECKKQMLAAAHTLAMDSKNMLDAVDQARVRANLAKPVAP; encoded by the exons ATGTATGAGGTGATGTCCGGAGACACCCTGGGCTGGAAGGTGCCCAGTCCAAGAGAAAGTAGGATAGAGTCCTCCGAACTGAACTTCACCGGGGACGAAGGGTCCGTCAAGATCCTCAAAGTGTGCTtctgcaccaacaacaacttGGGCAAGAACTTCAAGCTGGTGAAATGTGACAGCTCCTGGCAAATTAGG GCCATTATTCGTTCGATTCTGATCAGCGGTCGACTGGGGCCAAACATCCAACACGCAGGATGCTACGGTCTCCTGCTGACGCACCTGAAGTCAGAAGAGCTTCACTGGCTGCATCCAGACCTGACAGTCGGAGAGGTGGAGCAACGCTACGAGAGCCATCATGTGGAAGCTGAATGGAG GTACGACCTTCGTATCCGATACGTTCCCGTCAACTTCCTGGAAAAATTCAAAGACGACAGATCTACCTTAGTGTATTTTTACCAACAG GTGCGCAATGATTACATGCAGTATCACGCCAGTAAGGTCAGTGATGGGATGGCGCTGCAGCTCGGCTGTTTGGAGATCAG GAGGTTCTACAAAGACATGAACGCAAAAGGTCTAGAGAAGAAGTCCAACTTTGAGCTGCTAGA aaaagaagtgGGCCTGAACCTTTTCTTTCCTCGACAGCTCATTGACAGCATGAAG TCACGGCAGCTACGGAAGTTGATCCAGCAAACGTTTCAGCAGTACGCGACACTGAAGGAGGACGACTGCATGGTCAGGTTTTTTGAGACCCTCAAAGACTTCAACAGTTACGACGAGGAGGTTTTCCCCTGCGAGCTCGTG CAAGGTTGGAGTCTGTCGGTGGAGCTGGTCATCGGTGGGAGGGGAATTCGCCAACGCACACAGAAGAATTCAGCG CCTGTGTTTCTAGCCGACTTCAAACAGATCAAGAGGGTACAGTGTTTGTCTCAGAGCGACGGCAAGGCTCTCCTTAACATGGACGTGGAGGGGGCCAGACAA CGCCTATCGATCAATGTGGCGACGGTCCCCATGGCGGAGAACATGATGGACCTGATTGATGGGTACTGTCGGATGGAGAACGACACAGACGACAGTGTAATCTACAGACCAGACAAAG ATGCCAACTCACGGACTGCCCTCCCTGAGATCCCCACAAG cagagacagagacacggTCAGACACAGCGTTG GGTCGGATATCTATTGTGAGATTCTGGATGAAAGGCCAAGATCAG TTGTTAAGTACGGGATCGACCGAAGTGACATTGAGCTGGGACGAATCCTCGGTGAGGGCTTTTTCGGGGAAGTCTACGAAggaatttacaaaaaaaat AATGGCGGCAGAGTTAATGTGGCGGTGAAGACCTGCAAAGACTGCTCACCTGACGTGATGGAGAAGTTCATGAGTGAAGCAG TGATCATGAAGAACCTCGATCACCAGCACATCGTCAAGCTGATTGGGATCATCGAGGACGATCCCGTGTGGATCGTCATGGAGCTCTATCAGTACGGGGAG CTGGGGAACTACCTGACACAGAACCAGagcaaactgacaaacacaactcTGGTGCTGTTCAGCCTGCAGATCTGCAAAGCTCTTGTCTACCTCGAAGGGGTCAACATGGTGCACAG AGACATTGCGGTTCGGAACGTGTTAGTTGCCAGTCCAGACTGCGTGAAGCTCGGAGACTTCGGCCTATCGAGATACATCGAGGATGAAGAATATTACAAAG CGTCTGTTACTCGGTTGCCGATCAAGTGGATGGCACCAGAATCCATCAACTTCCGACGCTTCACCTCAGCCAGCGACGTCTGGATGTTTG CCGTGTGCATGTGGGAGATAATGAGCTGCGGGCAGCAGCCGTTTTTCTGGCTCGAGAACAGAGACGTGATCAACCAACTGGAGCAGGGAATCAGGCTGCCCAAACCAGACAACTGCCCTCCTGCCCTCTACTCACTCATGACCCGCTGCTGGTCCTACGACCCCAGGGAGAGACCCAACTTCACCGAGCTGGTGGTCAAGATCag CGATGTCCACAAGAtggagaaggagcaggaagtGGAGCGAGAGAGGGACAGAGCGCGCTCCACCAAATTCTTCGACCCCAAGTTCAACTTTAGCGAGCCTCCTCCCAAG CCTTCAAGAATGAAACCGGGGCGCTTTGGGAACACGCTCAGTATCGGGCTGCACATTCAG ctGAACGAGGCGTTGTGTGCCAGCTCGCCTGACCTGGCCAGCCCGTGTGAATATCAGTCCCCTGTCGACTCCATGAACACCCTCACGTTGCCGGTCAGGTCCCCTCGACGCCGAAGCATGGGG GAGGGCGAGTTTGTCCGAGTGGAAGCCAACAGCAAGGAGGACGCCCAGCGCCTGTGGCAGAGGGAGCGGCAGCATATGCAGGACACTCTCCGCCAGCAGAAGGAGCAGATGATGGAGGATAAAAAGTGGCTGGCGAAGGAGGAGAGACTCCTG GACCCCATGGGACCGGAGGACCATTCCAACCCAGCG TCCCCTGAAGCTGACAGCGAGCATG ttCCGGAGAAGCCCCCGCGGCTCACAGCACAC CCCGCGCCCACCGCTGAGCTGGACCGCTCAGACGACAAAGTGTACCAGTCCGTCATGGGCCTGGTCAAAGTCGTTGTCCAGCTCAAGAATGACGTCACCGAGCTGCAGTCGGAACAGTACATCACCCTCGTCCAG TCCGTTGGGATGGCTTTACGAGACCTGATCCGCAGCGTGGATGACATACTGCCCACTTTACACGAGTCTGTCAGGACGGAG ATCGAGGGCACCCAGAAGCTGCTGAACAACGACATGGCGGAGCTGATCAGCAAGATGCGGCTAGCCCAGCAGAACGCCATCACTTCTTTGAAGGAGGAGTGTAAGAAACAGATGCTGGCTGCAGCACACACTCTGGCTATGGACAGCAAGAACATGTTGGACGCTGTCGACCAAGCCAGGGTCAGAGCCAATTTAGCCAAGCCAGTGGCCCCCTAG